One Kitasatospora sp. NBC_01266 genomic window carries:
- a CDS encoding cupin domain-containing protein, producing MTHQPHQPYRTWQFADAVEVTATDGSSVLPLGELSGAASMAHFELAAGAVSRAVSHATVQELWHVVAGSGQLWRRQHGRQEVTPLRVGTTVSIPLGTAFQFRADDDAALRILAATVPAWPGTEDEARVEPGPWPATE from the coding sequence ATGACCCACCAGCCCCACCAGCCCTACCGGACCTGGCAGTTCGCCGACGCCGTCGAGGTGACGGCCACTGACGGATCATCAGTTCTGCCGCTGGGCGAGCTGTCCGGAGCGGCGAGCATGGCGCACTTCGAGCTGGCGGCCGGGGCGGTGTCGCGGGCGGTCTCGCACGCCACCGTGCAGGAGCTCTGGCACGTGGTCGCCGGCTCCGGGCAGCTGTGGCGCCGGCAGCACGGGCGCCAGGAGGTCACACCGCTGCGGGTGGGCACCACCGTGAGCATCCCGCTCGGCACGGCCTTCCAGTTCCGCGCCGACGACGACGCGGCGCTGCGCATCCTCGCCGCCACCGTCCCGGCGTGGCCGGGGACGGAGGACGAGGCGCGCGTCGAGCCGGGCCCGTGGCCGGCCACCGAATAA
- a CDS encoding M48 family metalloprotease, translating into MSGVAVEGGDGDGGVGSTDFTPEQLARGRALRRRQVPWVLGGRLVGLAVTLLLGFTPAGAHLVHWAGGLLGGSRTAQVLGGALALVLIGQLVGLPVAARVRVIRADYGLVTQGWAGWAVDLLRGLLLTLVLALPVALGVYALTAWSTRWWWAPAAGAAALLTVVFSFLFPLLVEPLFNRFTALPDGELRSALLALAERDGVRVRDVLVADASRRTTALNAYVSGFGATRRIVAYDTLLSTAEQREVELVVAHELGHVVHRDVPRGTALGALGAAAAVVVLGLLAALHPLQAAAGVPDLADPRSLPLLAALAAVLGTLGGPAQAAVSRRIEAAADRHALELTGDPQQFIAMQRRLALTNVADVDPPRALELLFATHPSTARRIAAARRWASATTAPESSR; encoded by the coding sequence GTGAGCGGGGTGGCGGTCGAGGGCGGGGACGGGGACGGCGGCGTGGGAAGTACGGACTTCACGCCCGAGCAGCTGGCCCGGGGACGGGCGTTGCGGCGGCGGCAGGTGCCCTGGGTACTGGGCGGGCGGCTGGTGGGGCTGGCCGTGACCCTGCTGCTCGGCTTCACCCCCGCCGGCGCGCACCTGGTGCACTGGGCCGGCGGTCTGCTGGGCGGCTCGCGCACGGCGCAGGTGCTCGGCGGGGCGCTCGCGCTGGTGCTGATCGGGCAGCTGGTCGGGCTGCCAGTCGCCGCCCGGGTGCGGGTGATCCGCGCGGACTACGGCCTGGTCACCCAGGGCTGGGCCGGCTGGGCGGTGGACCTGCTGCGCGGCCTGCTGCTGACCCTGGTGCTCGCGCTGCCCGTGGCGCTCGGCGTCTACGCGCTCACCGCCTGGTCGACCCGCTGGTGGTGGGCCCCGGCGGCGGGGGCGGCGGCGCTGCTCACCGTCGTCTTCTCGTTCCTCTTCCCACTGCTGGTCGAGCCGCTCTTCAACCGCTTCACCGCCCTGCCGGACGGTGAGCTGCGCTCGGCCCTGCTCGCCCTCGCCGAGCGCGACGGGGTGCGGGTGCGGGACGTCCTGGTGGCCGACGCCTCGCGCCGCACCACCGCGCTCAACGCGTATGTCTCGGGCTTCGGCGCGACCCGGCGGATCGTCGCGTACGACACCCTGCTCAGCACCGCCGAGCAGCGCGAGGTGGAGCTGGTGGTGGCGCACGAGCTGGGGCACGTGGTGCACCGCGACGTACCGCGCGGCACGGCGCTCGGCGCCCTCGGGGCGGCGGCGGCCGTGGTGGTGCTCGGCCTGCTGGCCGCGCTGCACCCGCTGCAGGCGGCGGCCGGCGTCCCGGACCTGGCCGACCCGCGCTCGCTGCCGCTGCTGGCCGCGCTCGCTGCTGTGCTGGGGACGCTGGGCGGACCCGCGCAGGCGGCGGTGAGCCGTCGGATCGAGGCCGCCGCCGACCGGCACGCACTCGAACTCACCGGCGATCCACAGCAGTTCATCGCCATGCAGCGGCGCCTCGCGCTGACCAACGTCGCGGACGTGGACCCGCCCAGGGCGCTGGAACTGCTCTTCGCCACCCACCCCAGCACCGCCCGCCGGATCGCGGCGGCCCGGCGCTGGGCGAGTGCCACCACCGCACCGGAGTCGAGCCGATGA
- a CDS encoding prephenate dehydratase domain-containing protein, translated as MLTTAASDHLAAEPRVPAGPGARPAGGADLPGGTGDLLTREIIRHRPARLIGTLGPQGTSSEEAAGFLWDRLHGGAPEREPQVRLYDTYEQAGNALRSGEISHVVIANAYARINEFYMDTRIALAAAFVLETPPYGIARDLDHQVPAVPVVATHPAPVPLVDQLLPALYPARTITLTPSTSAAARAVRERTADLALTTEPAADRYGLRFISRTRTIQMVWSVFVTDDAQQHRAHRTRRDPPGPR; from the coding sequence GCCGGCGGGCGGGGCCGACCTTCCCGGCGGAACAGGAGACCTGCTCACCCGGGAGATCATCCGGCACCGCCCGGCCCGACTGATCGGCACCCTCGGCCCCCAGGGCACCAGCAGCGAGGAAGCCGCCGGCTTCCTCTGGGACCGACTCCACGGCGGCGCGCCCGAGCGCGAACCGCAGGTGCGGCTGTACGACACGTACGAGCAGGCCGGCAACGCCCTGCGGTCCGGCGAGATCAGCCACGTGGTGATCGCCAACGCCTACGCGAGGATCAACGAGTTCTACATGGACACCCGGATCGCGCTGGCCGCCGCATTCGTCCTGGAGACTCCCCCGTACGGCATCGCCCGAGACCTCGACCACCAGGTCCCCGCCGTCCCCGTGGTGGCCACCCACCCCGCTCCGGTGCCACTCGTCGACCAGCTCCTCCCCGCCCTGTACCCGGCTCGGACGATCACCCTGACGCCCTCGACCAGCGCGGCCGCCCGAGCGGTCCGCGAGCGGACGGCCGACCTGGCCCTGACCACCGAACCCGCCGCCGACCGGTACGGACTGCGGTTCATCTCCCGCACCAGGACCATCCAGATGGTCTGGTCGGTGTTCGTCACCGATGACGCCCAGCAGCACCGGGCACACCGGACACGACGCGACCCTCCAGGCCCACGCTGA